A single Nicotiana tabacum cultivar K326 chromosome 5, ASM71507v2, whole genome shotgun sequence DNA region contains:
- the LOC107821307 gene encoding putative protein phosphatase 2C 38 has protein sequence MVTLCWRPSVKGDGSGRGGDANGRFDGLMWYKDLGVHINGEFSMAVIQANNLMEDRSQLESGPLSSLKSGPHGTFIGVYDGHGGPETSRFINKTLFSNLKKFASEHQEISADAIRRAFLTTEEEYLSLVKRQWNEKPQIASVGSCCLAGIICSGLLYIANVGDSRAVLGRVDKATKSITAIQLSTEHNASIESVRDELRSLHPQDSRIVVLKHKVWRVKGLIQVSRSIGDAYLKKSEFNQAPLLARFRLPEPFPKPILSAEPSISVHRLSSKDQFVIFASDGLWDHLSNQEAVDIVHNHPRNGIARRLIEAALHVAAKKREMRYSDLKKIDRGVRRHFHDDITVVVVFVDPYSMNRSSSRGSILSIRGGTPSSPES, from the exons ATGGTTACGTTGTGCTGGAGACCTTCTGTAAAGGGTGATGGTAGCGGGCGAGGAGGAGATGCGAATGGGAGGTTTGATGGATTGATGTGGTATAAGGATCTTGGAGTTCATATAAATGGAGAATTTTCCATGGCAGTGATACAAGCCAATAATTTGATGGAGGATCGGAGTCAGCTCGAATCAGGGCCGTTAAGTTCTTTGAAATCAGGACCTCATGGAACATTTATAGGAGTTTACGATGGACATGGAGGACCAGAGACATCGCGGTTTATAAACAAAACTCTGTTCTCCAATCTCAAGA AATTTGCTTCCGAGCATCAAGAAATTTCTGCTGATGCCATAAGGAGAGCTTTCTTGACAACTGAAGAGGAATATCTGTCACTTGTAAAGCGACAGTGGAATGAGAAGCCACAGATTGCATCAGTAGGATCATGCTGTTTGGCGGGCATAATATGCAGTGGACTACTGTATATCGCGAATGTAGGAGATTCACGTGCAGTACTAGGTAGAGTAGATAAAGCTACAAAGAGTATAACAGCTATTCAACTGTCAACAGAACACAATGCTAGTATCGAGTCTGTGAGAGACGAGCTTCGCTCGTTGCATCCTCAGGATTCACGAATTGTGGTTCTCAAACACAAAGTTTGGCGTGTGAAAGGTCTCATACAG GTTTCAAGGTCAATTGGTGATGCCTATCTTAAGAAGTCAGAGTTTAACCAAGCACcattattggcaagatttaggTTGCCAGAACCTTTCCCGAAACCAATCCTCAGCGCGGAGCCATCAATATCCGTTCACAGACTCAGTTCCAAGGATCAATTCGTCATATTTGCTTCAGATGGTCTATGGGATCATCTTAGCAACCAGGAGGCTGTTGATATTGTCCACAATCATCCTAGAAAT GGAATTGCTAGAAGACTTATTGAAGCTGCTCTACATGTAGCAGCCAAGAAAAGAGAAATGCGATATTCAGACCTGAAGAAGATTGACCGAGGCGTAAGAAGGCATTTCCATGATGATATTACAGTTGTAGTTGTGTTTGTTGATCCATATTCAATGAATAGAAGTTCTTCTCGTGGTTCAATTCTTTCCATTAGAGGAGGTACTCCCTCCTCCCCAGAGTCCTAA